The following proteins are encoded in a genomic region of Coffea eugenioides isolate CCC68of chromosome 6, Ceug_1.0, whole genome shotgun sequence:
- the LOC113775268 gene encoding uncharacterized protein LOC113775268, translated as MAQNSPVTFSFVLFFACSLFLHGTQGEIVCEELPANVCSFSIASSGKRCLLENLKGKDGKVEYQCRTSEVVVERMAEHIETDECVSACGVDRNAVGISSDAFFEPLFAAKLCSPACYQNCPNIIDLYFNLAAGEGVYLPALCEKQRSRPHRAMIELLSNGAAPGPAAPQSENLVASAPASAPSSF; from the exons ATGGCACAAAATTCTCCCGTCACATTTTCGTTCGTCCTCTTCTTTGCTTGCTCTCTCTTCCTCCATGGAACTCAAG GTGAGATCGTATGCGAGGAACTGCCCGCCAACGTTTGTTCTTTTTCGATAGCATCCTCCGGGAAGAGGTGTTTGTTGGAGAATCTCAAGGGGAAAGATGGCAAGGTGGAGTACCAGTGCAGGACATCGGAGGTGGTGGTGGAGAGAATGGCCGAACACATTGAGACCGATGAATGCGTGAGCGCTTGCGGGGTTGATAGGAACGCCGTTGGCATCTCATCCGATGCTTTCTTCGAGCCACTTTTCGCTGCCAAGCTTTGTTCTCCGGCTTGTTACCAGAACTGCCCTAACATCATTGACCTTTACTTCAACTTGGCCGCCGGAGAAG GAGTTTACTTGCCTGCGCTGTGTGAGAAGCAAAGAAGCCGCCCTCACCGTGCCATGATCGAGCTCTTGAGCAATGGCGCCGCGCCCGGTCCAGCTGCCCCTCAATCAGAGAATTTGGTGGCTTCTGCCCCTGCCTCTGCCCCTTCATCTTTCTAA